The Urbifossiella limnaea genome has a window encoding:
- a CDS encoding sulfatase family protein, translating to MPRLVCLVLVVASAGTARSQEPAARPNVVVFLADDLGWGDLGCYGHPAIRTPHLDAFAREGVRLTQCYSASAVCSPSRSAILTGRTPYRNGVYTWLQEGSEVHLRTSEITLPRLLRAAGYDTAHAGKWHLNGKFNDPAQPQPNDHGYAYWLGTQNNAAPSHKNPTNFVRNGKAVGPLEGYSAPLVVGEAVTWLRQHRDKAKPFFLAVWTHEPHLPIESDPQFQAPYAGIADADVRQHHGNVTQLDHAFGRLMAALKDEKLADSTLVIFTADNGPEGDGTRGRTRGSTGGLRGRKRSMYEGGIRVPGIARFPGRIPAGRTSDVPVVGSDLFPTVLNLAGVRPPADRVVDGADVFPVLAGRATAVTRAQPLYWRLDMAPNNLHMALRQGDWKIVAARDLSKVELYNLRDDPNEATDRSGTERDRLAAMTAALREHNTAVEREGPDWWRRLSPNGAGAPKKGKQ from the coding sequence ATGCCGCGTCTTGTCTGCCTTGTCCTTGTCGTGGCGTCCGCCGGCACCGCCCGCTCCCAGGAGCCGGCGGCGCGGCCGAACGTCGTCGTGTTCCTCGCCGACGACCTCGGCTGGGGCGACCTCGGCTGCTACGGCCACCCCGCCATCCGCACGCCGCACCTCGACGCGTTCGCCCGGGAGGGCGTGCGGCTGACCCAGTGCTACTCCGCGTCGGCGGTCTGTTCGCCGTCGCGGTCGGCGATCCTGACCGGCCGCACGCCGTACCGCAACGGCGTGTACACGTGGCTTCAGGAGGGGAGCGAGGTCCACCTCCGCACGAGCGAGATCACCCTGCCGCGGCTCCTGCGGGCGGCCGGGTACGACACCGCGCACGCCGGCAAGTGGCACCTCAACGGCAAGTTCAACGACCCGGCCCAGCCCCAGCCGAACGACCACGGCTACGCGTACTGGCTCGGCACGCAGAACAACGCCGCCCCCAGCCACAAGAACCCCACGAACTTCGTCCGCAACGGCAAGGCGGTCGGCCCGCTGGAGGGGTACTCGGCCCCGCTCGTGGTCGGCGAAGCCGTGACCTGGTTGCGGCAGCACCGGGACAAGGCGAAGCCGTTCTTCCTGGCTGTGTGGACGCACGAGCCGCACCTGCCGATCGAGAGCGACCCGCAGTTCCAGGCGCCCTACGCCGGCATCGCCGACGCCGACGTGCGGCAGCACCACGGCAACGTGACGCAGTTGGACCACGCCTTCGGCCGGCTCATGGCGGCGCTGAAGGACGAGAAACTCGCCGACAGCACACTCGTGATCTTCACCGCCGACAACGGCCCGGAGGGCGACGGCACGAGGGGCCGCACCCGCGGCTCGACCGGCGGCCTCCGCGGCCGCAAGCGGAGCATGTACGAGGGCGGCATCCGCGTGCCGGGCATCGCGCGCTTCCCGGGCCGCATCCCCGCGGGTCGGACCTCGGACGTGCCGGTCGTCGGCTCCGACCTGTTCCCGACCGTCCTCAACCTGGCCGGCGTGCGGCCGCCGGCCGACCGCGTCGTCGACGGGGCCGACGTGTTCCCGGTGCTCGCCGGCCGCGCCACGGCCGTGACCCGCGCCCAGCCGCTCTACTGGCGGCTCGACATGGCCCCGAACAACCTCCACATGGCGCTCCGGCAGGGCGACTGGAAGATCGTCGCTGCCCGCGACCTGTCGAAGGTCGAGCTGTACAACCTCCGCGACGATCCGAACGAGGCGACCGACCGCAGCGGCACCGAGCGCGACCGGCTGGCGGCGATGACGGCGGCGCTGCGCGAGCACAACACGGCGGTGGAGCGCGAGGGGCCGGACTGGTGGCGGCGGCTCAGCCCCAACGGGGCCGGGGCGCCGAAGAAGGGAAAACAGTAG
- the ribF gene encoding riboflavin biosynthesis protein RibF, whose translation MTTATLDRTAAAPPGFAGGAVTVGNFDGVHRGHQALVAAAARWAARLGGPAVAVTFDPPPYSVLVPDAPPRPPLTTTADRADLLRAAGADRVIVYRPDRELLALPPAAFVRDVLLRQLGSKAVVEGYDFRFGRGRAGDTAMLADLCAAAGVGFEEVPPLADADGPVSSSRVRAALLTGNVEGAAALLGRPYRVTGKVVSGARRGRTIGFPTANLGDVPTLLPGNGVYAVRAAVNGATWPAAANVGPNPTFSDDARKVEVHLIGFAGDLYGAALPVEFVAKLRDTRPFGGAAELVAQLARDVAAARGVLGGG comes from the coding sequence ATGACCACCGCCACGCTGGACCGGACAGCCGCCGCCCCGCCGGGGTTCGCGGGCGGGGCGGTCACCGTCGGCAATTTCGACGGCGTCCACCGCGGGCACCAGGCGCTCGTCGCCGCCGCCGCCCGGTGGGCGGCGCGGCTCGGCGGCCCCGCCGTCGCCGTCACCTTCGACCCGCCGCCGTATTCGGTGCTCGTGCCGGACGCCCCGCCGCGGCCGCCGCTCACCACGACCGCCGACCGGGCCGACCTGTTGCGCGCCGCCGGGGCCGATCGTGTCATCGTGTACCGACCCGACCGGGAGTTGCTGGCGCTGCCGCCGGCGGCGTTCGTCCGCGACGTGCTCCTCCGCCAACTCGGGTCGAAGGCCGTCGTCGAGGGGTACGACTTCCGCTTCGGCCGCGGCCGGGCCGGCGACACGGCGATGCTGGCGGACCTGTGCGCGGCCGCGGGCGTCGGGTTCGAGGAGGTGCCGCCGCTCGCCGACGCCGACGGGCCGGTGTCGAGCAGCCGGGTGCGGGCGGCGTTGCTGACGGGAAACGTCGAGGGGGCGGCGGCGCTCCTCGGCCGGCCGTACCGCGTGACGGGGAAGGTGGTGAGCGGCGCCCGCCGCGGCCGCACGATCGGCTTTCCGACCGCGAACCTCGGCGACGTACCGACCCTGCTACCGGGAAACGGCGTGTACGCCGTCCGTGCCGCGGTGAACGGCGCGACGTGGCCGGCCGCGGCGAACGTCGGCCCGAACCCGACGTTCAGCGACGACGCGCGGAAGGTCGAGGTGCACCTGATCGGCTTCGCCGGCGACCTGTACGGGGCGGCCCTGCCGGTCGAGTTCGTGGCGAAACTGCGGGACACGCGGCCGTTCGGCGGCGCGGCAGAACTGGTCGCGCAGCTAGCCCGCGACGTGGCTGCCGCGCGGGGGGTGCTGGGCGGTGGGTAA
- a CDS encoding sigma-54 interaction domain-containing protein, producing MPKNEHVEPPLPEIVGTATAMQDVYRLVRLAAPRTTTVLLVGETGTGKEVIAKAVHKLSRRADGPFIRVNCGALHENLLESELFGHVKGSFTGAVADKVGRFEAAHGGTIFLDEINSTSPKLQVKLLRVLQEREFERVGESKTIRVDVRVIAATNASLEELVESGDFREDLYYRLNVIPVVLPPLRERRDDIAPLAQFFLRRYAETHKVAVPELTPPAVDALKIHDWPGNVRELENTLERLIVLADGGPITAEYVRFGRPRYTLRTARGAAATPAGLDVNTQIRHLVRAGVQTPLPAGLKGLHPFLVDGLERELIEEVMRQCGDVQIKAADRLGINRNTLHKKLEQYRVDDARAAAALTPTEQTANGTPEPAAESA from the coding sequence ATGCCCAAAAACGAGCATGTTGAGCCGCCGCTGCCCGAGATCGTGGGCACAGCGACCGCCATGCAGGACGTCTACCGGCTGGTGCGGCTCGCCGCGCCACGCACGACCACCGTCCTGCTCGTCGGCGAGACCGGCACCGGCAAGGAAGTCATCGCCAAGGCCGTCCACAAGCTCAGCCGCCGCGCCGACGGCCCGTTCATCCGCGTCAACTGCGGAGCCCTCCACGAGAACCTCTTGGAGAGCGAGCTGTTCGGCCACGTCAAAGGCTCCTTCACCGGGGCCGTGGCCGACAAGGTGGGTCGCTTCGAGGCCGCCCACGGCGGCACCATCTTCCTCGACGAGATCAACAGCACCTCGCCCAAACTCCAGGTCAAGCTGCTGCGCGTCCTCCAGGAGCGCGAGTTCGAGCGCGTCGGCGAGAGCAAGACCATCCGCGTGGATGTCCGCGTCATCGCCGCCACGAACGCCTCCCTCGAAGAACTGGTCGAGAGCGGTGACTTCCGCGAGGACCTGTACTACCGGCTGAACGTCATCCCGGTGGTGCTGCCGCCGCTGCGCGAGCGCCGAGACGACATCGCCCCGCTGGCCCAGTTCTTCCTCCGCCGCTACGCCGAAACGCACAAGGTGGCGGTCCCTGAACTCACGCCGCCGGCGGTGGACGCGCTCAAGATCCACGACTGGCCGGGCAACGTCCGCGAGCTGGAAAACACCCTCGAACGGCTCATCGTCCTGGCCGACGGCGGGCCGATCACGGCGGAGTACGTCCGCTTCGGCCGGCCGCGCTACACGCTCCGTACCGCCCGCGGCGCGGCCGCGACGCCCGCCGGGCTCGACGTGAACACCCAGATTCGCCACCTCGTCCGGGCCGGCGTGCAGACGCCTCTGCCCGCCGGGCTCAAGGGGCTCCACCCGTTTCTCGTCGACGGACTCGAGCGCGAGCTGATCGAGGAGGTGATGCGGCAGTGCGGCGACGTGCAGATCAAGGCCGCCGACCGCCTCGGCATCAACCGCAACACCCTGCACAAGAAGCTCGAGCAGTACCGGGTCGACGACGCCCGCGCGGCCGCGGCCCTCACGCCGACGGAACAAACCGCCAACGGTACGCCCGAGCCCGCCGCCGAATCCGCGTAG
- a CDS encoding PQQ-binding-like beta-propeller repeat protein has product MIRSLLACSVAVAIAGSLALRADDWPQWRGPARTGVSQETGLLKEWPKDGPPLRWKRTDIGPGYSAPAVVGGKVYLQTTAGEQEFALALDEKTGKDVWKTPIGAVGENYGVKEYLGTRATPTVDGDRLYCLSSAGQLVCLGTDGKVRWQKDLMKDFGGKVGRPPTQGWAYSESVLVDGDRVVCTPGGAKATLVALNKLTGATVWESAVPGGDAAEYASVVPVEVDGAKQYVQFLEKGVVGIDAAGGKFLWRYEKTVDKGANIITPVVQGNKVFTAGSRTGGGLVELTAASGGVTAKQVYFDKQITPSIGGAVLVDGHLYGTGGQALICVEFATGKVKWTERGVGAASLCAADGRLYVRGHAGDVALVEPSPAEYRERGRFKQPDHGKTLAWPHPVVANGGFYLRDMGVLLCYDVRAK; this is encoded by the coding sequence ATGATTCGCTCCCTTCTCGCGTGTTCCGTCGCCGTCGCGATCGCCGGTTCGCTCGCCCTCCGGGCCGACGACTGGCCGCAGTGGCGCGGCCCGGCCCGCACCGGCGTCAGTCAGGAAACCGGCCTGCTGAAGGAGTGGCCGAAGGACGGCCCGCCGCTGCGCTGGAAGCGCACCGACATCGGCCCGGGCTACTCGGCCCCGGCCGTCGTCGGTGGCAAGGTGTACCTCCAGACCACGGCCGGCGAGCAGGAGTTCGCCCTGGCGCTCGACGAGAAGACCGGCAAGGACGTCTGGAAGACGCCGATCGGCGCCGTCGGCGAGAACTACGGGGTGAAGGAGTACCTCGGCACCCGGGCCACGCCGACCGTGGACGGCGACCGCCTGTACTGCCTGTCAAGCGCCGGCCAGCTCGTCTGCCTCGGGACCGACGGGAAGGTCCGCTGGCAAAAAGACCTGATGAAGGACTTCGGCGGCAAGGTCGGCCGGCCGCCGACTCAGGGGTGGGCGTACAGCGAGTCGGTGCTGGTGGACGGCGACCGCGTCGTCTGCACCCCGGGCGGGGCGAAGGCCACACTCGTCGCCTTGAACAAGCTCACCGGCGCGACCGTGTGGGAGTCCGCCGTACCCGGCGGCGACGCGGCCGAGTACGCCTCGGTCGTGCCCGTGGAGGTCGATGGGGCCAAGCAGTACGTTCAGTTCCTGGAGAAGGGCGTGGTCGGCATCGACGCGGCCGGCGGCAAGTTCCTGTGGCGGTACGAGAAGACTGTTGACAAGGGGGCGAACATCATCACGCCGGTCGTGCAGGGGAACAAGGTGTTCACGGCCGGCAGCCGCACCGGCGGCGGGCTCGTCGAACTGACCGCGGCCAGCGGCGGCGTGACCGCCAAGCAGGTGTACTTCGACAAGCAGATTACGCCGAGCATCGGCGGTGCGGTGCTGGTGGACGGTCACCTGTACGGGACCGGCGGACAGGCGCTGATCTGTGTCGAGTTCGCCACCGGGAAGGTGAAGTGGACGGAGCGCGGCGTCGGGGCCGCGAGCCTGTGCGCGGCCGACGGCCGGCTGTACGTCCGCGGCCACGCCGGGGACGTGGCGCTGGTGGAACCGAGCCCGGCCGAGTACCGCGAGCGCGGCCGGTTCAAGCAGCCCGACCACGGGAAGACGCTGGCGTGGCCGCATCCGGTCGTGGCCAACGGCGGCTTCTACCTCCGCGACATGGGCGTGCTGCTGTGCTACGACGTGCGGGCGAAGTGA
- a CDS encoding MFS transporter, translating into MTLRTAWLAVALLWPVALLNYLDRQLLAAMKFSVMGDVPDVMNDANWGYMLGQFKWVYAVLSPFGGYLADRFSRRVVIASSLFAWSAVTFWTGHVHTYQELLWTRTFMGISEAFYIPAALALIADYHTGRTRSRAVGVHQTAIYCGLILGGFGGHAADAPELGWRTTFAALGLVGIAYALPLLLLLKDAPRTHSDDERPGPETAFLELLRNPSFLLLVLVFTLPAIAAWVVRDWMPAILKDRFALGQGTAGVSATLYVNVAAFAGAFLGGWAADRAARRTPRGRTAVSAVGIALLVPASFGIGNAPTLAVAVAFLMLFGLGWGVFDGNNMPILSQIVRPELRATGYGVMNLVSISCGGFADWGFGALRDAQTPLNLIFGAFAGTAVLSVVLVLLIRPRQDGAGAP; encoded by the coding sequence ATGACTCTCCGCACCGCCTGGCTCGCCGTCGCACTTCTGTGGCCGGTCGCCCTCCTCAACTACCTCGACCGGCAGCTCCTCGCAGCGATGAAGTTCTCCGTCATGGGCGACGTCCCGGACGTGATGAACGACGCCAACTGGGGCTACATGCTCGGCCAGTTCAAGTGGGTGTACGCCGTCCTCAGCCCGTTCGGCGGCTACCTCGCCGACCGCTTCAGCCGCCGCGTTGTCATCGCAAGTAGTCTCTTCGCGTGGTCCGCGGTCACGTTCTGGACGGGTCATGTTCACACCTACCAGGAGTTGCTCTGGACCCGCACCTTCATGGGCATCAGTGAGGCGTTCTACATCCCGGCCGCGCTCGCCCTCATCGCCGACTACCACACCGGCCGCACCCGCAGCCGGGCCGTCGGCGTCCACCAGACCGCCATCTACTGCGGCCTCATTCTCGGCGGCTTCGGCGGCCACGCCGCGGACGCGCCCGAACTCGGCTGGCGCACCACCTTCGCCGCCCTCGGCCTCGTCGGCATCGCTTACGCTCTGCCCCTGCTGCTGCTGCTGAAGGACGCCCCGCGAACCCACTCCGACGACGAGCGCCCCGGCCCCGAAACCGCGTTCCTCGAACTGCTCCGGAACCCGTCGTTCCTGCTGCTGGTGCTGGTGTTCACGCTGCCGGCCATCGCCGCGTGGGTCGTGCGCGACTGGATGCCCGCCATCCTCAAGGACCGCTTCGCCCTGGGGCAAGGCACCGCTGGCGTCAGCGCCACGCTGTACGTCAACGTCGCGGCCTTCGCCGGCGCGTTCCTCGGCGGGTGGGCCGCCGACCGGGCCGCGCGGCGGACGCCGCGGGGCCGAACCGCCGTCAGCGCCGTCGGCATCGCCCTCCTCGTCCCCGCGTCGTTCGGCATCGGCAACGCCCCGACGCTCGCCGTCGCGGTCGCCTTCCTGATGCTGTTCGGCCTCGGCTGGGGCGTGTTCGACGGCAACAACATGCCGATCCTGTCGCAGATCGTGCGGCCCGAGCTGCGGGCGACGGGCTACGGCGTCATGAACCTGGTGAGCATCAGCTGCGGCGGCTTCGCCGACTGGGGGTTCGGCGCCCTCCGCGACGCCCAGACGCCGCTCAACCTGATCTTCGGGGCGTTCGCCGGAACGGCCGTTCTCTCCGTCGTGCTCGTGTTGCTCATCCGCCCCCGACAGGACGGCGCCGGGGCACCATGA
- a CDS encoding metallophosphoesterase family protein: MRLLLFSDLHADRPAAVALARAAAAADLLVGAGDFINGRDTSRFPDCLDVLRGTGKPAVLVPGNNESADELTDACRGWPGCHVLHGAAASVDGITFYGVGGGIPVTPFGSWSYDFDEQQGTALLAAAPSGCVLVVHSPPKGVVDVSSRGGSIGSTAIRDAVLRVRPRLVVCGHVHGSNGTTGELAGVPVVNAGPRGVTWELANA, translated from the coding sequence ATGCGCCTCCTGTTGTTCAGCGACCTACATGCCGATCGCCCCGCCGCCGTCGCGCTGGCCCGCGCCGCGGCGGCTGCCGATCTGCTCGTCGGCGCCGGCGACTTCATCAACGGCCGCGATACTTCTCGCTTCCCGGACTGTCTCGACGTACTCCGCGGCACCGGTAAACCGGCTGTGCTCGTTCCCGGGAACAACGAGTCGGCCGACGAGCTAACCGATGCCTGCCGCGGGTGGCCCGGCTGTCACGTTCTCCACGGCGCGGCAGCGAGCGTCGACGGCATCACGTTTTACGGCGTCGGTGGCGGCATTCCGGTCACGCCGTTCGGCAGCTGGAGTTATGACTTCGACGAACAACAGGGCACGGCACTCCTCGCGGCGGCGCCGAGCGGGTGCGTGCTCGTCGTTCACTCGCCGCCGAAGGGGGTCGTGGACGTGTCGAGTCGCGGCGGCAGCATCGGCAGCACGGCGATCCGCGACGCCGTGCTGCGCGTGCGGCCGCGACTCGTGGTGTGCGGGCACGTCCACGGCAGCAACGGCACCACCGGCGAGTTGGCCGGGGTGCCCGTCGTTAACGCCGGCCCCCGCGGCGTGACGTGGGAACTCGCCAACGCCTGA
- a CDS encoding BON domain-containing protein, with product MKVRALFSLAAAAGISAGTAGAQSANPNQPLADAVKARVGALPSVGGADLSVLTQGGTVRVLGTAVSAVQKDAVIAAVRGTPGVTLVEDGIVVRGTAVTPVQFPAPGAAPVAPPVPPAHLGGGNPVVEPVPLGVPGSITPDLQAPPLPPYAWPTYAPHNNVSRVGYPEAYPYNAFPYIGPYYPFPKVPLGWRKVTLEWEDGHWYLGRNSAPHDYWRVRFW from the coding sequence GTGAAGGTGCGTGCCCTGTTCTCGCTCGCCGCCGCCGCCGGGATCTCGGCCGGCACCGCCGGCGCTCAGTCTGCCAACCCCAACCAGCCGCTCGCCGACGCCGTCAAGGCGCGGGTCGGCGCCCTGCCGAGTGTCGGCGGGGCGGACCTGTCGGTCCTCACCCAGGGCGGCACCGTCCGCGTTCTGGGCACGGCCGTGTCCGCCGTCCAGAAGGACGCGGTGATCGCCGCCGTCCGCGGCACCCCCGGGGTGACGCTGGTCGAGGACGGCATCGTGGTCCGCGGCACCGCCGTGACCCCGGTGCAGTTCCCGGCCCCGGGCGCCGCGCCGGTCGCCCCGCCGGTGCCGCCGGCCCACCTGGGCGGCGGCAACCCGGTCGTGGAGCCGGTGCCGCTCGGCGTCCCGGGCTCGATCACCCCGGACCTGCAGGCCCCGCCGCTGCCGCCGTACGCGTGGCCGACGTACGCCCCGCACAACAACGTGAGCCGGGTCGGCTACCCGGAGGCGTACCCGTACAACGCGTTCCCGTACATCGGGCCGTACTACCCGTTCCCGAAGGTGCCGCTCGGCTGGCGGAAGGTGACGCTGGAGTGGGAGGACGGCCACTGGTACCTCGGCCGCAACTCCGCCCCGCACGACTACTGGCGCGTCCGGTTCTGGTGA
- the treS gene encoding maltose alpha-D-glucosyltransferase codes for MPDSDPLWYKDAVIYQVHVRAFHDSDGDGYGDFRGLARKLDYIEDLGVTAIWVMPFYPSPLRDDGYDIADYTNVHTQYGSLADFQEFVAEAKKRGIKVITELVINHTSDQHPWFQRARRAPKGSPERDFYVWGDDPTRYADARIIFKDFEPSNWTLDPVAGQYYWHRFYHHQPDLNFDNPAVWEALFPLMDFWLDMGVDGMRLDAIPYLYEREGTNCENLPEGHVFLKALRRRMDEKYPGRMFLAEANQWPEDVLPYFGDGDECHMAFHFPVMPRLYMALHQEDRFPILDILEQTPPIPDNCQWCTFLRNHDELTLEMVTDEERDYMYRAYAEDRTARINLGIRRRLAPLLKNDRRRIELMNALLFSLPGTPVVYYGDEIGMGDNIYLGDRNGVRTPMQWSGDRNAGFSRANPQKLYLPVVIDAEYHYEAVNVETQQNNPSSLLWWTKRLIALRKRFQAFGRGTIRFLRPANSKVLAFLREFRDERLLVVANLSRFVQFAELDLREFLGVVPEEVFGRTAFPRVGELPYLLTLGPHAVYCLSLPHTDPHVVTDAHPVPELPALPGESPLSDRFDPSGLDDFEAVLPDYLTRRGITGHTVVTAAHVRAAVPVGRELPVWFLLLTVEYRTGVPELLSLSLAFVPDEQLGELTAPVAEVGLARVRGPEPGVFVDALAVPACARAVLRAVLGRRARPLPEGEVVFEPTEPPLPAADLDAADALPVSVRRTGRHTLTVLFGDQYVFKSYRRVDDGIAPAAEVGKVLAGRPNFTAFAPVAGSVEYRRRGSQPATLGVLYRHVPHQGTAWLYSLDELSRYFERVAALSKEAAPQPPHHEPLIGPWVEAEPRDTSGWEELARGFVDTARHLGRLTGDMHVALADPIGGPAFAPEPFGKLYQRSVYQTMRNTAGRVLRTVRTVADRVPGAAELLDRESELSHRFRIVLTSDLGGSRIRVHGDYHLGRLLHTGRDFVVTDFDGEVSRTVEERRVKRSPLRDVASMIRSFDFACRSVLFGLNGRRGRAQGVIRPEDVAALTPWADAWQRRVSREFVAAYLEVVGPTGLLPPDDAGRRALLEALVLEKALQELDAELATSPERAAVPLAGLLQLLGTPG; via the coding sequence ATGCCCGACTCGGACCCGCTCTGGTACAAGGACGCGGTCATTTACCAGGTCCACGTCCGGGCCTTCCACGACAGCGACGGCGACGGGTACGGCGACTTCCGCGGCCTCGCCCGCAAGCTCGACTACATCGAAGACCTCGGCGTCACCGCCATCTGGGTCATGCCCTTCTACCCGTCGCCCCTCCGCGACGACGGCTACGACATCGCCGACTACACCAACGTCCACACCCAGTACGGCTCGCTCGCCGACTTCCAGGAGTTCGTCGCCGAGGCCAAGAAGCGCGGCATCAAGGTCATCACCGAACTGGTCATCAACCACACGTCCGACCAGCACCCGTGGTTCCAGCGCGCCCGCCGGGCGCCGAAGGGGAGCCCCGAGCGCGACTTCTACGTCTGGGGCGACGACCCCACGCGGTACGCCGACGCCCGCATCATCTTCAAGGACTTCGAGCCGTCGAACTGGACGCTCGACCCGGTCGCCGGGCAGTACTACTGGCACCGCTTCTACCACCACCAGCCGGACCTCAACTTCGACAACCCGGCCGTGTGGGAGGCGCTGTTCCCGCTCATGGACTTCTGGCTCGACATGGGCGTGGACGGCATGCGGCTCGACGCCATCCCCTACCTCTACGAGCGCGAAGGGACCAACTGCGAGAACCTCCCGGAGGGGCACGTCTTCCTGAAGGCGCTGCGCCGCCGCATGGACGAGAAGTACCCCGGCCGCATGTTCCTGGCCGAAGCGAACCAGTGGCCGGAGGACGTGCTGCCGTACTTCGGCGACGGCGACGAGTGCCACATGGCGTTCCACTTCCCCGTCATGCCCCGGCTGTACATGGCGCTCCACCAGGAAGACCGCTTTCCGATCCTCGACATCCTCGAACAGACGCCGCCGATCCCGGACAACTGCCAGTGGTGTACGTTCCTCCGCAACCACGACGAACTCACGCTGGAGATGGTGACCGACGAGGAGCGCGACTACATGTACCGCGCCTACGCCGAGGACCGCACGGCGCGCATCAACCTGGGCATCCGCCGCCGCCTCGCCCCGCTCCTGAAGAACGACCGCCGCCGCATCGAGTTGATGAACGCCCTGCTGTTCAGCCTGCCGGGCACGCCGGTGGTGTACTACGGCGACGAGATCGGCATGGGCGACAACATCTACCTCGGCGACCGGAACGGGGTGCGGACGCCGATGCAGTGGAGCGGCGACCGCAACGCCGGGTTCAGCCGGGCCAACCCGCAGAAGCTGTACCTGCCGGTCGTCATCGACGCCGAGTACCACTACGAGGCGGTGAACGTCGAGACGCAGCAGAACAACCCGAGTTCGCTGCTGTGGTGGACGAAGCGGCTGATCGCGCTGCGGAAGCGGTTCCAGGCCTTCGGCCGCGGCACCATCCGCTTCCTGCGGCCCGCGAACTCGAAGGTGCTGGCCTTCCTCCGCGAGTTCCGCGACGAGCGGCTGTTGGTCGTGGCCAACCTGTCGCGGTTCGTGCAGTTCGCCGAACTGGACCTGCGCGAGTTCCTGGGCGTCGTCCCCGAGGAGGTGTTCGGCCGCACCGCGTTCCCGCGGGTCGGCGAGTTGCCGTACCTGCTGACGCTCGGGCCGCACGCCGTCTACTGCCTCTCCCTGCCGCACACCGACCCGCACGTCGTGACCGACGCGCACCCGGTCCCGGAACTGCCGGCGCTGCCGGGCGAGTCGCCGCTGTCGGACCGGTTCGACCCCAGCGGCCTCGACGACTTCGAAGCGGTGCTGCCGGACTACCTCACCCGCCGCGGCATCACCGGTCACACGGTCGTGACCGCGGCCCACGTCCGAGCCGCCGTCCCGGTCGGCCGCGAGTTGCCGGTGTGGTTCCTCCTGCTGACGGTCGAGTACCGCACGGGCGTGCCCGAGCTCCTGTCGCTGTCGCTGGCGTTCGTACCGGACGAGCAACTGGGTGAACTCACCGCCCCCGTCGCGGAGGTCGGGCTGGCGCGCGTGCGGGGCCCGGAGCCCGGCGTGTTCGTGGACGCGCTGGCGGTGCCGGCGTGCGCCCGCGCCGTGCTACGGGCGGTCCTCGGCCGGCGGGCGCGCCCCCTGCCGGAGGGCGAAGTCGTGTTCGAGCCGACGGAGCCGCCACTGCCGGCCGCCGACCTGGACGCGGCCGACGCCCTGCCCGTCAGCGTCCGCCGCACCGGCCGGCACACGCTGACCGTGCTGTTCGGCGACCAGTACGTCTTCAAGTCGTACCGGCGCGTCGACGACGGCATCGCCCCGGCGGCGGAAGTGGGCAAAGTTCTGGCCGGGCGGCCGAACTTCACCGCGTTCGCCCCCGTGGCCGGGTCCGTCGAGTACCGCCGCCGCGGCAGCCAGCCGGCGACGCTGGGCGTGCTGTACCGCCACGTCCCGCACCAGGGCACCGCGTGGCTGTACTCGCTGGACGAACTCAGCCGCTACTTCGAGCGCGTGGCCGCGCTGTCGAAGGAGGCCGCGCCCCAACCGCCGCACCACGAGCCGCTCATCGGCCCGTGGGTGGAGGCGGAACCGCGAGACACGAGCGGCTGGGAGGAACTCGCCCGCGGGTTCGTGGACACGGCCCGCCACCTCGGTCGGCTGACCGGCGACATGCACGTGGCGCTCGCCGACCCGATCGGCGGCCCGGCGTTCGCACCGGAGCCGTTCGGCAAGCTGTACCAGCGGTCCGTCTACCAGACGATGCGGAACACCGCCGGCCGCGTCCTGCGCACCGTGCGGACGGTCGCCGACCGCGTCCCCGGCGCGGCCGAGTTGCTCGACCGCGAGAGCGAGCTGAGCCACCGGTTCCGGATCGTGCTGACCTCCGACCTCGGCGGCTCGCGTATCCGCGTCCACGGCGACTACCACCTCGGCCGACTCCTCCACACCGGCCGCGACTTCGTAGTCACCGACTTCGACGGCGAGGTGTCCCGCACCGTCGAGGAGCGGCGGGTGAAGCGGTCGCCGCTGCGCGACGTGGCGAGCATGATCCGCTCGTTCGACTTCGCGTGTCGGTCGGTGCTGTTCGGCCTGAACGGCCGCCGCGGCCGGGCGCAGGGCGTGATCCGCCCCGAGGACGTGGCCGCGCTGACGCCCTGGGCCGACGCCTGGCAGCGTCGCGTGTCGCGGGAGTTCGTGGCGGCGTACCTGGAAGTCGTAGGCCCGACGGGGTTGTTGCCGCCGGACGACGCCGGCCGGCGAGCGTTACTGGAGGCTCTGGTGCTGGAGAAGGCGCTGCAAGAGCTGGACGCGGAACTGGCGACGAGCCCCGAGCGGGCCGCGGTGCCGCTGGCGGGGCTGTTGCAACTGCTCGGGACGCCGGGATGA